Proteins from a single region of Geothrix sp. PMB-07:
- a CDS encoding aminodeoxychorismate/anthranilate synthase component II translates to MILLIDALDSFTYNLVQAFETLGAEVKVIRHDAITLAEAKALNPQAVVLSPGPGHPTESPAHMALGASDWAVPLLGVCLGHQALAAATGGKVTRALEPLHGEATSLEHESTGLFQGLPAGLPVGRYHSLIADPASLPVCWRVTGRSPGGEIMAMEHRHLPRWGVQFHPESILTPDGPAMLANFLRLAQEFSLKERQS, encoded by the coding sequence ATGATCCTGCTGATCGATGCCCTGGATTCCTTCACCTACAACCTGGTGCAGGCCTTCGAGACCCTCGGCGCCGAGGTGAAGGTCATCCGCCACGATGCCATCACGCTGGCCGAAGCGAAGGCCCTGAACCCCCAGGCGGTGGTGCTTTCGCCGGGTCCGGGCCATCCCACCGAGAGCCCCGCCCACATGGCCCTCGGTGCGTCGGATTGGGCGGTGCCCCTGCTCGGTGTGTGTCTTGGTCATCAGGCCCTGGCCGCGGCCACCGGGGGCAAGGTCACCCGCGCCCTCGAGCCGCTGCATGGTGAGGCCACGTCCCTGGAACACGAGAGCACGGGCCTCTTCCAGGGCCTGCCTGCGGGCTTGCCGGTGGGCCGCTACCACAGCCTCATCGCGGATCCGGCATCCCTGCCCGTCTGCTGGCGCGTCACGGGCCGCAGTCCCGGCGGGGAGATCATGGCCATGGAACACCGCCATCTGCCGCGCTGGGGCGTGCAGTTCCATCCCGAAAGCATCCTCACGCCCGATGGCCCCGCCATGCTCGCCAACTTCCTCCGACTCGCCCAGGAATTCAGCCTCAAGGAACGCCAGTCATGA
- a CDS encoding thiolase family protein — MSHAVILQALRSPIGKFQGALAPLAAPDLAAQVIKALLAAVPGAVPTEAILGNVVSAGVGQAPARQAALRGGLASSISALTINKVCGSGLKAIQLGANAVRLGDHDVVLAGGMESMSNAPYLMPKLRVGARMGHTEAKDAMILDGLWCAMTDQHMGHTGELVATKYGVSREAQDAWSAESHRKAVAAIQSGAFKAEIVPIAVPGRKGDLIVSEDEGPRPDSTPESLAKLCPAFKKDGTVTAGNAPSVNDGAAAVLLSSEAYAKAHGLPIQARILGTATAGLDPEWVLMAPVEAIKKLLSQVGWAVGDVDLWEINEAFAVQMVATAQELNLPVDRINIHGGAVALGHPIGASGARVMATLLHALERQGKQRGVAALCLGGGNAIAMAVERI, encoded by the coding sequence ATGTCCCACGCCGTCATCCTGCAAGCCCTCCGCAGCCCCATTGGCAAGTTCCAGGGCGCCCTGGCTCCGCTCGCGGCGCCGGATCTGGCCGCCCAGGTGATCAAGGCCCTTCTGGCCGCGGTGCCCGGGGCCGTTCCGACGGAGGCCATCCTGGGCAATGTGGTGAGCGCGGGGGTGGGCCAGGCTCCGGCCCGCCAGGCGGCGTTACGAGGCGGACTCGCTTCCTCCATTTCGGCCCTCACCATCAACAAGGTCTGCGGCAGCGGCCTCAAGGCCATCCAACTCGGCGCCAATGCCGTGCGCCTGGGCGACCATGACGTGGTGCTGGCGGGCGGCATGGAATCCATGTCCAATGCTCCCTACTTGATGCCCAAGCTCCGCGTGGGCGCCCGCATGGGCCACACCGAGGCCAAGGACGCCATGATCCTCGACGGCCTCTGGTGTGCCATGACGGACCAGCACATGGGGCACACGGGTGAACTCGTCGCCACCAAGTACGGCGTGAGCCGGGAAGCCCAGGATGCCTGGTCCGCCGAGAGCCACCGCAAGGCCGTGGCGGCGATTCAAAGTGGCGCCTTCAAGGCCGAAATCGTCCCCATCGCCGTGCCTGGTCGGAAGGGCGATTTGATCGTCAGCGAAGATGAAGGCCCGCGCCCGGACTCCACCCCCGAATCCCTGGCCAAGCTGTGTCCGGCCTTCAAGAAGGACGGCACCGTCACCGCGGGAAACGCGCCCAGTGTCAATGACGGCGCCGCGGCGGTCCTGTTGAGCTCGGAAGCCTACGCCAAAGCCCACGGTCTGCCCATCCAGGCCCGGATTCTGGGAACAGCTACCGCCGGACTGGATCCCGAATGGGTGCTCATGGCGCCCGTGGAAGCCATCAAGAAGCTGCTGTCCCAAGTGGGTTGGGCCGTGGGCGACGTGGACCTCTGGGAGATCAACGAGGCCTTCGCCGTGCAGATGGTGGCCACCGCCCAGGAGCTGAACTTGCCCGTGGACCGCATCAACATCCATGGCGGCGCCGTGGCCCTGGGCCATCCCATCGGGGCCTCCGGCGCCAGAGTGATGGCAACCCTGCTCCATGCGCTGGAGCGCCAGGGCAAGCAGCGCGGCGTGGCCGCCCTCTGCCTCGGCGGCGGCAACGCCATTGCCATGGCCGTTGAGCGAATCTGA
- a CDS encoding anthranilate synthase component I family protein translates to MTPSPRHLIRHPLPADLLTPLAAYLALRPAGASLLLESCDQGERVGRHSFVLLEGEGECRLPAPATGWVEALRSLAGAAPVDTLHDTAAVLPALRETLPVGVGCAGYLGFEAMGALEPTLSLPAKNTLGLPGLWVRRFDTALVFDHLHQVAELQTLDASPEAGFARLAELRRRLLEGAKDPGPGQAKPVAKALMTREAYEGAVAAAQELILDGDIYQLVPSQRFRVEDPPLPLEAYRRLRRLNPSPYGFLLEWEGFALVGASPEMLVRVQDGEAETLPIAGTVPRGANAEEDACRFEALKRDPKELAEHQMLVDLARNDLGRVGVPGGVRVELPLALQRTSHVLHLTTTVKAKLKPGVDALDVLAAAFPAGTVSGAPKLRACQRIAELEGEVRGPYGGVLLRLGADGVLDTALILRTAVYADGAAHIQAGAGVVRASRPEAEYFETLHKLGAIAQALGVQLPGATR, encoded by the coding sequence ATGACGCCCTCACCCAGACATCTGATCCGACATCCGCTCCCGGCGGACCTGCTCACGCCCCTGGCGGCCTACCTGGCCCTGCGGCCTGCCGGGGCCAGCCTGCTGCTGGAGTCCTGCGACCAGGGCGAGCGGGTGGGTCGCCACAGCTTCGTCCTGCTGGAAGGGGAGGGCGAATGCCGCCTGCCCGCGCCTGCCACCGGCTGGGTGGAGGCTCTGCGGAGCTTGGCGGGCGCTGCACCCGTGGACACGCTGCACGATACCGCCGCCGTTCTTCCAGCGTTGCGCGAGACCCTGCCCGTGGGTGTTGGCTGCGCGGGCTACCTGGGCTTCGAGGCCATGGGGGCCCTGGAACCCACCTTGAGCCTTCCAGCCAAGAACACCCTCGGCTTGCCGGGGCTCTGGGTGCGGCGCTTCGACACGGCGCTGGTCTTCGACCACCTGCACCAGGTGGCGGAACTGCAGACCCTGGACGCGAGCCCCGAAGCGGGTTTCGCCCGACTGGCGGAGCTGAGGCGGCGGCTGCTGGAAGGCGCCAAGGATCCTGGTCCCGGCCAGGCGAAGCCCGTCGCCAAGGCCCTCATGACCCGCGAGGCCTATGAAGGCGCCGTGGCCGCCGCCCAGGAATTGATTCTCGACGGCGACATCTATCAGCTGGTGCCCAGCCAGCGCTTCCGCGTCGAGGATCCGCCCCTGCCGCTGGAAGCCTATCGTCGCCTGCGCCGCCTCAATCCCAGCCCCTACGGATTCCTGCTGGAGTGGGAGGGCTTCGCCCTGGTGGGCGCCTCGCCGGAGATGCTCGTGCGGGTCCAGGACGGCGAAGCCGAGACCCTGCCCATCGCGGGCACCGTGCCCCGCGGCGCCAATGCCGAGGAAGATGCCTGCCGCTTCGAGGCCCTGAAGCGCGATCCCAAGGAACTGGCTGAGCACCAGATGCTGGTGGACCTGGCCCGCAACGATTTGGGCCGCGTGGGCGTGCCCGGCGGGGTGCGCGTGGAACTGCCCCTGGCGCTCCAGCGCACCAGCCACGTGCTGCACCTCACCACCACCGTGAAGGCCAAGCTGAAGCCAGGTGTGGATGCACTCGACGTGCTGGCGGCCGCCTTCCCTGCAGGCACCGTCAGCGGCGCGCCCAAATTGCGGGCCTGTCAGCGCATTGCCGAGCTGGAAGGCGAGGTGCGCGGCCCCTATGGCGGCGTGCTGCTGCGGTTGGGCGCCGACGGTGTGCTCGACACGGCCCTCATCCTCCGCACCGCCGTCTACGCGGATGGTGCGGCCCACATCCAGGCGGGTGCGGGCGTGGTGCGCGCCTCCAGGCCCGAGGCCGAATACTTTGAAACCCTGCACAAGCTGGGCGCCATCGCCCAGGCCCTGGGCGTGCAGCTGCCCGGAGCCACCCGATGA
- a CDS encoding 5'-nucleotidase C-terminal domain-containing protein, with the protein MKLQPCSVLLYSLLSLPLSAQATNTKTEVVPIAATIPEDEAIQKVIAPLAAEIKATFDLPLVQAPQGLFRGRRGEENLLGYWTADVMRRTAQNVVGAAVRFAITNAGGLRSNLRPGQLKVGDIFELMPFENELVVVELTGAEVIQVVKEGIVRRGGEPCSGVKALVGGTPEAGTYSLVWEDGSPIDPKETVKLATSDYLYGGGDSIPTLKLGRKPFTTGVTLRQMLLDECAALAKAKKDLLPPPPGRYTIPAPIQEAIRDKKFKL; encoded by the coding sequence GTGAAGCTTCAGCCCTGTAGCGTCCTGCTCTATTCCCTGCTTTCGCTCCCCCTCTCGGCGCAAGCGACGAACACCAAAACGGAAGTCGTCCCCATCGCTGCCACCATCCCCGAGGACGAGGCCATCCAGAAGGTCATCGCCCCCCTGGCGGCCGAGATCAAGGCCACCTTCGACCTGCCCCTGGTGCAGGCGCCCCAGGGCCTGTTCCGTGGCCGCCGTGGTGAGGAGAACCTGCTGGGCTACTGGACTGCCGACGTCATGCGCCGGACCGCGCAGAACGTGGTGGGCGCGGCCGTGCGCTTCGCCATCACCAACGCCGGCGGCCTGCGCTCCAACCTGCGGCCCGGCCAACTGAAGGTGGGCGACATCTTCGAGCTGATGCCCTTCGAGAACGAGCTGGTGGTGGTCGAACTCACCGGCGCCGAAGTGATCCAGGTGGTGAAGGAGGGCATCGTGCGCCGGGGCGGCGAACCCTGTTCCGGCGTGAAGGCCCTGGTCGGCGGCACGCCGGAAGCGGGCACCTACAGCCTCGTCTGGGAGGATGGCAGCCCCATCGATCCCAAGGAAACCGTGAAACTGGCCACCTCGGACTACCTCTACGGCGGCGGCGATTCCATCCCCACCCTGAAGCTGGGCCGCAAGCCCTTCACCACCGGCGTCACCCTGCGCCAGATGCTGCTGGATGAATGCGCCGCCCTGGCCAAGGCCAAGAAGGACCTGCTGCCTCCGCCCCCGGGCCGCTACACCATCCCCGCGCCCATTCAGGAAGCCATCCGCGACAAGAAGTTCAAGCTGTAG
- a CDS encoding indole-3-glycerol-phosphate synthase: protein MSHLPDPANLVHGTGLSTTSHLQKVLVSELARLSQLTVTPLARQALSGAGPFETALRRDAAQQGGAVIAEYKQASPSLGPFAQGTPLLPQLRAYQEGGASAFSILAEPAYFKGSTKDLQAAAELGLPRLYKGFVIAEAQLAEAEATGAEAVLLIARVLKGHTAAFAKAARARGLEPLVELHDLTEVGFAQEAEARLVGINARDLSTFTLGEPTAAPLRRAFPDAVLIRESGLATPEDARAALRAGFDAVLIGEALMRSADPRGFLKRALAELRTEVS, encoded by the coding sequence ATGAGCCATCTTCCCGATCCTGCGAATCTTGTCCATGGCACGGGCCTCAGCACCACGTCCCACCTGCAGAAGGTGCTGGTGTCTGAGTTGGCACGTCTCTCCCAGCTGACGGTCACGCCCCTCGCCCGCCAGGCCCTGTCCGGCGCTGGCCCCTTCGAGACGGCGCTGCGCCGCGATGCGGCCCAGCAAGGTGGGGCGGTCATCGCCGAATACAAGCAGGCTTCGCCCTCGCTGGGGCCCTTCGCCCAGGGCACGCCGCTGCTCCCCCAGTTGCGTGCCTACCAGGAAGGTGGGGCCTCGGCCTTCTCCATCCTGGCGGAGCCCGCCTACTTCAAGGGGTCAACGAAGGATCTGCAGGCTGCCGCGGAACTGGGCCTGCCGAGGCTCTACAAGGGCTTCGTGATCGCTGAAGCGCAGCTGGCCGAAGCGGAAGCCACCGGCGCCGAGGCCGTGCTCCTCATCGCCCGGGTGCTGAAGGGCCACACGGCGGCCTTCGCCAAGGCCGCCCGCGCCCGGGGGCTGGAGCCCCTGGTGGAGCTGCATGACCTCACGGAGGTGGGCTTCGCGCAGGAGGCCGAGGCAAGGCTGGTGGGCATCAATGCCCGTGACCTCTCCACCTTCACCCTGGGCGAACCCACGGCGGCGCCGCTGCGGCGGGCCTTCCCGGACGCGGTGCTCATCCGCGAATCCGGCCTGGCCACGCCGGAGGATGCTCGCGCCGCCCTGCGCGCCGGTTTCGACGCGGTGCTCATCGGCGAGGCGCTCATGCGCAGCGCGGACCCCCGGGGCTTCCTGAAGCGGGCCCTGGCCGAGCTGCGGACGGAGGTGTCGTGA
- the trpA gene encoding tryptophan synthase subunit alpha: protein MTLNPLLPFIMAGDPSLDALPALLSQAKALGLEAIEVGLPHSDPIADGPVLQAAAHRAIARGATPLKVLEALAGQTESPDLILFTYLNPLLQLGVERLRALLAPTPVKALLVVDLPFGEEPELEAELRTVGLPVVPLLAPTTTVARAAQLLAERPDPGPTASYAQRFAYVVARLGVTGTGQGTDLEAVAARVAELRALTDRPLAVGFGLSDAASLAAVRAMGATPVIGSALVQDLARGLSLRGALAERL from the coding sequence ATGACCTTGAATCCGCTCCTTCCTTTCATCATGGCGGGCGACCCCTCGCTGGACGCCCTTCCTGCCTTGCTTTCCCAGGCGAAGGCCCTGGGCCTGGAGGCCATCGAGGTGGGGCTGCCGCACTCCGATCCCATCGCCGATGGCCCCGTGCTGCAGGCCGCGGCGCACCGCGCCATCGCCCGGGGCGCGACACCCCTGAAGGTGCTGGAAGCCCTGGCGGGCCAGACGGAGAGCCCCGACCTCATCCTCTTCACCTACCTGAACCCGCTGCTGCAGCTCGGTGTGGAGCGGCTCAGGGCCTTGCTCGCGCCCACGCCCGTGAAGGCTCTGCTGGTGGTGGATCTGCCCTTTGGTGAAGAGCCGGAACTGGAAGCGGAGCTGCGTACCGTGGGCCTGCCCGTGGTGCCGCTGTTGGCGCCCACCACCACGGTGGCACGGGCTGCCCAGCTGCTGGCAGAACGGCCCGATCCGGGGCCCACGGCCTCCTATGCTCAGCGCTTCGCTTACGTGGTGGCACGCCTGGGCGTCACGGGTACGGGGCAGGGCACGGACCTGGAGGCCGTGGCTGCCCGGGTGGCGGAGCTGCGAGCTCTAACCGACCGCCCCCTGGCCGTGGGTTTCGGCCTGTCCGACGCGGCCAGCCTTGCAGCGGTGCGGGCCATGGGAGCCACCCCCGTGATCGGATCAGCCCTGGTGCAGGACCTGGCCCGGGGTCTAAGCCTGCGCGGGGCCCTGGCGGAACGCTTGTGA
- a CDS encoding OmpP1/FadL family transporter, which yields MSHRSRLTLTVLTLVAAGAFAPQAQASGFQLREQSPLSQGNAFAGISAGGGDISALFFNPAVMTQYNGTQFSLGGTYVGLSAKFENGSGSRTPMLSGLGFNSTFLPISGAPNHGNAAISAVLPEFNIMYSVNKDLKVGLSLNVPFGLTTEYDSNWVGRYHALKSDLRTIDIAPSIAYRFSPEWSGGVAFIARKADAELTNAVDYGTLLASSAASGFIQAGVTPPSTAANMALLIGATPGAYDGKGGLKGNGWGYGFKAGLVWEPNADLKVGLSHQGAMTMTLKGDATFEIPSTIPNAGPYFLANGLAAKGLKNGKGEAELNLPATTSLGFDWKASPTFSLQGEVARTTWSRFKELRIKFDTGLTDSVTDESWNDTTFISLGGTWKLNSEWTLRAGAAFDKSAVDDAHRTPRIPDNDRKWVSLGASYTISKKVSVDVGYSRLFISDGKVNLVSGSTPADPDVFRGNLSGSIKAAINILGAQVRYSF from the coding sequence ATGAGCCACCGTTCGCGCCTCACCCTCACGGTCCTGACCCTTGTCGCCGCTGGAGCCTTCGCGCCTCAGGCCCAGGCCAGCGGTTTCCAGCTGCGCGAACAGAGCCCCCTCTCCCAGGGCAATGCCTTCGCCGGCATCAGCGCCGGCGGTGGCGATATCAGCGCCCTCTTCTTCAATCCCGCGGTGATGACCCAGTACAACGGCACCCAGTTTTCCCTGGGCGGCACCTACGTGGGCCTGAGCGCGAAGTTCGAGAATGGTTCCGGCTCCCGCACCCCCATGCTGTCCGGCCTGGGGTTCAATTCCACCTTCCTGCCCATCTCGGGCGCGCCGAACCACGGCAATGCCGCCATCTCTGCGGTGCTGCCTGAATTCAATATCATGTACAGCGTGAACAAGGATCTGAAGGTGGGCCTGTCGCTGAACGTGCCCTTCGGCCTCACCACCGAATACGACAGCAATTGGGTTGGCCGCTACCACGCGCTCAAGTCGGATCTGCGGACCATCGACATTGCGCCGAGCATCGCCTATCGTTTCAGCCCGGAATGGTCCGGAGGCGTGGCCTTCATCGCCCGCAAGGCGGACGCCGAACTCACCAACGCGGTGGACTACGGCACGCTGCTGGCCTCCTCTGCGGCCTCCGGGTTCATCCAGGCTGGTGTGACCCCGCCCTCCACCGCGGCGAACATGGCCCTTTTGATCGGGGCGACGCCGGGCGCCTACGACGGCAAGGGCGGCCTGAAGGGCAATGGCTGGGGCTACGGCTTCAAGGCGGGCCTGGTCTGGGAGCCCAATGCCGATCTCAAAGTCGGCCTCTCGCACCAGGGGGCGATGACCATGACCCTGAAGGGCGATGCCACCTTCGAGATCCCCTCCACCATTCCGAACGCGGGTCCCTATTTCCTGGCCAACGGTCTGGCCGCCAAGGGCCTCAAGAATGGCAAGGGCGAAGCTGAGTTGAACCTGCCTGCGACCACCTCCCTGGGCTTCGACTGGAAGGCCTCACCCACCTTCTCGTTGCAGGGTGAAGTGGCCCGCACCACCTGGTCGCGTTTCAAGGAACTGCGTATCAAATTCGACACGGGCCTCACGGATTCCGTGACGGATGAGAGCTGGAACGACACCACCTTCATCTCCCTGGGCGGCACCTGGAAGCTGAATTCAGAGTGGACCCTTCGTGCTGGCGCGGCCTTTGACAAGAGCGCCGTGGATGATGCCCACCGCACCCCCCGCATCCCCGACAACGACCGTAAATGGGTCTCGCTCGGAGCGAGCTACACCATCTCCAAGAAGGTCTCGGTGGATGTGGGCTACAGCCGCCTGTTCATCAGCGATGGCAAGGTCAACCTGGTGTCCGGCAGCACGCCTGCGGACCCTGATGTCTTCCGTGGCAACCTCAGCGGCAGCATCAAGGCCGCCATCAACATCCTTGGCGCCCAGGTGCGCTACAGCTTCTGA
- a CDS encoding class I SAM-dependent methyltransferase, which produces MPLPTANPQTLRPDYGVDAPGVIRNLLLVALAGLSAWASAAAGLWSGVLAHVDLAKTGIGVACTCGFLAGWMLYDSRIGKYKERERLLDRVALTGAEQVLDVGCGRGLLLVGAARRLSTGRATGLDLWSQEDLSGNRPEATLENARREGVADRVAVETGDMREMPFADASFDVVVSNVAIHNIYEASGRAQAMAEIARVLRPGGRLLIHDIRHVAEYEAELRQLGLVNLRRWGSVASRLLLMVLTMGSLRPDILQGEKPSA; this is translated from the coding sequence ATGCCCCTCCCGACCGCGAACCCTCAAACCCTCCGGCCTGACTATGGCGTGGATGCCCCAGGCGTCATTCGCAACCTCCTGCTGGTGGCTCTGGCGGGGCTGTCGGCCTGGGCCTCCGCGGCCGCGGGGCTCTGGTCGGGTGTGCTGGCCCACGTGGATCTGGCGAAGACCGGCATTGGGGTGGCCTGCACCTGTGGATTCCTGGCGGGCTGGATGCTCTACGACAGCCGCATCGGCAAGTACAAGGAGCGGGAGCGTCTGCTGGATCGTGTGGCCCTCACCGGGGCTGAGCAGGTGCTGGATGTGGGCTGCGGCCGGGGCCTGCTGCTGGTGGGGGCCGCCCGGCGCCTGAGCACCGGCCGTGCCACAGGCCTCGACCTCTGGAGTCAGGAGGACCTTTCGGGCAACCGCCCCGAAGCCACCTTGGAGAATGCCCGGCGTGAAGGCGTGGCGGACCGGGTGGCGGTGGAGACCGGCGACATGCGGGAGATGCCCTTTGCGGATGCCAGCTTCGATGTGGTGGTGTCCAACGTGGCCATCCATAACATCTACGAGGCCTCCGGGCGGGCCCAGGCCATGGCCGAGATCGCCCGGGTGCTGCGGCCCGGGGGTCGCCTGCTCATCCACGACATCCGCCACGTGGCGGAGTACGAGGCCGAGCTGCGTCAGCTGGGCCTGGTCAACCTCCGGCGCTGGGGCTCGGTGGCCTCCCGCCTGCTGCTGATGGTGCTCACCATGGGCTCCCTGCGCCCCGACATCCTCCAGGGCGAGAAGCCGTCTGCCTGA
- the trpB gene encoding tryptophan synthase subunit beta gives MTAGFSLPTRFGAQALGGCYAPETLMQPLLDLEAAFCTAVEDAAFQVELKSELRHFVGRPTPLTPAPRLAAKLGLKALFLKREDLTHTGAHKINNALAQALLARRMGKGEIIAETGAGQHGVATAAACARLGLDCTVYMGVTDMARQAPNVARMRLFGAKVVPVEAGQGTLKEAVNEALRAWAGRCDQAHYILGSALGPHPFPTLVRSFQTVIGEEARAQALEQSGALPEVVIACAGGGSNGLGLLVPFLGDGLRRVAVEAGGHGATLGEHAARLDGGRMGVLHGCKTLLLQDEHGHTAETASISAGLDYPALGPELAALALDGKVEVRRASDEEALAGARLLCESEGILPALESSHALALLPSLAAEGAATVLLGLSGRGDKDLSTYQSRLGI, from the coding sequence ATGACCGCTGGTTTCAGCCTCCCCACCCGCTTCGGGGCCCAGGCCCTGGGCGGCTGCTATGCCCCCGAAACCCTGATGCAACCGCTGCTCGATCTGGAGGCCGCCTTCTGCACCGCGGTTGAGGACGCAGCTTTTCAAGTGGAGCTGAAGTCGGAGCTCCGCCACTTCGTGGGGCGTCCCACGCCGCTCACCCCTGCGCCCCGATTGGCGGCAAAGCTGGGTCTCAAGGCCCTCTTCCTCAAGCGGGAGGACCTCACCCACACGGGCGCCCACAAGATCAACAATGCCTTGGCCCAGGCCCTGCTGGCCCGGCGCATGGGCAAGGGCGAGATCATCGCCGAGACCGGCGCGGGTCAGCACGGGGTCGCCACGGCGGCGGCCTGCGCGCGCCTGGGCCTGGACTGCACGGTGTACATGGGCGTCACCGACATGGCGCGCCAGGCGCCGAATGTGGCCCGCATGCGCCTCTTCGGCGCCAAGGTGGTGCCCGTGGAAGCGGGGCAGGGCACCTTGAAGGAAGCCGTGAACGAGGCCCTGCGTGCCTGGGCGGGCCGCTGCGACCAGGCCCACTACATCCTGGGTTCGGCGCTGGGTCCGCATCCCTTTCCCACCCTGGTGCGCAGCTTTCAGACCGTCATCGGAGAAGAGGCCCGCGCCCAGGCCCTGGAACAATCCGGAGCTCTGCCCGAGGTGGTGATCGCGTGTGCAGGGGGCGGCAGCAACGGCTTGGGCCTGCTGGTGCCCTTCTTAGGGGATGGGCTGCGCCGTGTGGCCGTGGAAGCCGGAGGCCACGGCGCCACCCTGGGCGAACACGCCGCGCGGCTCGATGGGGGCCGCATGGGCGTATTGCACGGCTGCAAGACTTTGCTTCTGCAGGACGAGCATGGCCACACCGCCGAGACTGCCAGCATCAGCGCGGGGCTGGACTATCCGGCGCTGGGCCCCGAACTGGCGGCCCTGGCCCTGGATGGGAAGGTCGAGGTGCGGCGCGCGTCCGACGAGGAGGCTCTGGCAGGCGCCCGGCTGCTCTGCGAAAGCGAAGGCATCCTGCCCGCCCTGGAGAGCAGCCACGCCCTCGCCCTGCTGCCCAGCCTTGCCGCCGAAGGCGCCGCCACGGTGCTGCTGGGGCTCAGCGGCCGCGGCGACAAAGACCTGTCCACCTACCAGTCGCGTCTGGGGATCTGA
- the trpD gene encoding anthranilate phosphoribosyltransferase yields MTLLTTHNPIRPLPADTASELMRIFIDQDTDALLVGACLALLAQRVPEAHELAAFADALSEVAVPFPPVPEDALDTCGTGGDGSSTANLSTLAALLLPQFGVPIVKHGNRAATGVCGSADLLEALGYDLARASADLSADLSTRRFAFLFAPAYHPLLGRLREIRKRLGIPTIFNLLGPLLNPGLPPLQLLGVAREELTAPMAGALARRPSLRRAFVIHGKDAEGKGLDEASIEGPTTVLAVMDGNVAAPQVLVPRELGLTPPTRHALRVHDRAEALAVAHGLFGGSAHADFRPAVADAVALQAALGLHLHRDLGLEGLAETLREVRSRLDQGFTLPFTSQVQS; encoded by the coding sequence ATGACCCTCCTCACCACCCACAATCCCATTCGCCCGCTTCCGGCCGACACGGCGTCGGAGCTCATGCGCATCTTCATCGATCAGGACACGGACGCCCTGCTGGTGGGCGCCTGTCTGGCCCTGCTGGCCCAGCGGGTGCCTGAGGCCCACGAGCTGGCGGCCTTCGCCGATGCGCTGTCCGAAGTCGCGGTGCCCTTCCCGCCGGTACCCGAGGACGCCCTCGACACCTGCGGCACGGGCGGCGATGGCTCCTCCACCGCCAACCTCAGCACCCTGGCGGCCCTGCTGCTGCCGCAGTTCGGCGTGCCCATCGTCAAGCATGGCAACCGCGCCGCCACGGGCGTCTGTGGCAGCGCGGACCTGCTGGAGGCCCTGGGCTACGACCTGGCTCGAGCCAGCGCCGATCTGTCTGCGGATCTCAGCACGCGCCGCTTCGCCTTCCTCTTTGCCCCGGCTTACCATCCGCTGCTGGGCCGCCTGCGCGAGATCCGCAAGCGCCTGGGCATCCCCACCATCTTCAACCTGCTGGGGCCGCTGCTGAATCCTGGCCTGCCACCCCTGCAACTGCTAGGCGTGGCCCGCGAGGAACTCACCGCGCCCATGGCCGGGGCCCTGGCGCGGCGACCCAGCCTGCGCCGGGCCTTCGTAATCCATGGCAAGGATGCGGAAGGGAAGGGCCTCGACGAGGCCTCCATCGAAGGGCCCACCACCGTATTGGCAGTGATGGATGGCAATGTTGCCGCGCCCCAGGTGCTGGTGCCCCGGGAACTGGGGCTCACTCCGCCCACCCGGCACGCCCTGCGCGTGCATGATCGCGCCGAGGCGCTGGCCGTGGCGCATGGCCTGTTCGGCGGCTCGGCCCATGCCGACTTCCGTCCCGCCGTGGCCGATGCCGTGGCCCTGCAGGCGGCTCTGGGTCTGCACCTGCACCGCGATCTCGGCCTCGAGGGCCTTGCCGAAACCCTGCGCGAGGTGCGCAGCCGCCTCGACCAGGGCTTCACGCTTCCTTTCACCAGTCAGGTGCAGTCATGA